aaaaagatagggcAGATTGCCATTGGTGGAGGTGGAGGAAATACCTTCTTGGGTCAGCAAGTAAGCAAATACTCCAACTTTGCAACTGCTAGTCTAAAAACAGGAAAAAATAAACCTATGAAGTTGCTTATCTTTTCCTTTTCGTAGTATTACTGTTATACTGTACAATACTTTGCAGACTATTAGAGCTTTTACCTTGCTTGTCACTCCTTCGCCATATGTTCTGTTAAAGATTACTAAACAATGTGATCAATCTTCAATTCTCAGATGTCAACCCAAAAGGATTACTCAATGGCAACAGCTGATATTGTGGACTCAGAAGTCAGGGAGTTGGTGGACAAGGCATACGCCAGGGCCTCACTTCTCATCGAAACTCACATTGACATTCTCCACAGCCTCGCTCAGCTTCTAATTGAGAAGGAAACTGTGGATGGGGAGGAGTTCATGAGCCTTTTCATTGATGGGCAGGCTGAACTATATGTTGGCTGAACAGTTACTAATTAAGTTTAATGTATAAAATCGTACAAATGTTGAACTCTGATATATTTTATCATCAAATGgagacggaaaaaaaaaaaaaaaaaaaaaaaaaggaaaacacaTACATTTACTGTTAACAAGAACTACATGTTTCTCTCCCTCACTCTCCCTATATTACAATTTTTCTGTGATTATACATAACAACATGGGTGTTTGTGTTTACAACATTGGATGATGATGGTGGTTGGTGGCTTCACTATCTACAATGCCGTTGCCTCTTTTCTTCAAGGCCGGCAGCTTCGTTCAACATGTCGGCAGCGTCCTTGTGCATTTCCAGCTTAGAAAGGGCAACTGACTGCATGTAAAAAGCTGTGGGCCAATCTGGGTAAACACATTGGGCTTGCATTGCGTCTCGGAGAGCAGCATCTGGCTGGTCATTGAGGAGATAGCATAGACTACGCCTTGCATATACTGTCGGAGAAACCATGGTGCCTACATCTATGAACTGTACATACACACCATGAGAACAAATAAAAATTGAGAACCTTTTGCATATCAACCCTCTACTATAGTGTCTACCAAAAAACTTCCAGTAGGTAAAGTGCCACCCATTTTCCACAAGCATGAAACTAGATATAATACTAGCGAAGCTCAAAAATAATATCAATCAGCTACCAGCCATATGACTCATATCATTAAGAACAAGAAACAAGTTATGAAAAGAACTAGCAAGCCTTGTAAACAAGTTAAAAGGAAACACCTGATTTCTCCAGGTGACATTTTTCATTTCCAAAACGTAACCAGTCTAAGACTGGAATCAGAGATATTGTAGCATATAAAGAGAAGACTGAATTTCTtaatgaaaaggaaaaaaagaagaaattaccTGAGAGTAACAACTAATGGCGGCTTTAAAATCTGTATCACGAAAGGCAAAGTCCCCCCGCTTCCTTGCCTCCAGCATATCTCTCATTTGCTGTGTCCACTCTTGGAAGGATAACTGATGGAAAAAAGCACATTGAAATCAAACTCAGCCAAGAATACACCTATGATGATTCACTCTCATATACCCCTTTGGAAAAAGGTTTAATTACCTCATTGGTCCCTTCATCGTCTCTGTAATGAGTTGTCACCAAAATCTTATGGATAGCAGTGAGATCCCTCCTTTGACATGCCTCACCCATCGGTGACAAGGGTCGCTGAGGCGTAGATGGTGTTTCCTCATGTTTCGGAATGCCTAGCATTACATGAGATGGAACCTACATGGCCAGAATTTTGGTGATTTAACATTTTGCAACCACTTGTCAACAACGAAAACAATTTCACTAACATGTGTACATCATAATACTGTCCACCCAGGGACTTAATTAGGATGGACAAAAAACGGGTCCTAAAAGGGAACTAGCCAAATCTGTGCTTATGGTTCTAGAACTGGATCTATACGTTAGCCACAATTGCTCGCAACATATAACTATCAAGTAAAACATGCCAAGTCTGGTAGGCACGACAAGAAAGAAAAAAGTAAGAACTTACATCAGCTTTGGACTGCAATGGTGAAAGTGTATCAATAAGCTTCTTGAGATCGGGCCTCTCCCCAGGTTCATTTTGCAAACATTGAGAAGCAAGTTCAATAACCACAGTTGCCTCTTCTGTTGAGAATTTCCCATCTAAATGTGAATCCATCAAGATAAGGATGTTCTTGCCCCGAATCATATCAAGAGCCTGTATAAGCACATAGAAAGACCAAAGAAATGAGGAAGAGAACTACATTGTTTTTCGAACTAGATCTAAGTAATAGATGGAACTAGAGATTGGTCGTCATGTAAACCCAAAGGAAGAGCAACAGCTACTTATATCAGAAAACTCAATATTTTGAGGTAAATTTTAATCAATATAGGTTAATCTAAACTGAGCTACTAATCATAAAGAAACACTGAAGTAGTTGCACAACTCTGGGCACAGTATAACAATCCAAAAATAAAACCTTACATGACTTGGAGGAATGTGCTTTCCACTAAGAAGATCCAAGAGAATAGTGCCGACACTGAAGATAACACTTTCAGAAGTGACCCTTCCTGTTTTATGACAATCACAAGGATGAGTTAAACCTACTTCATGATATCCAATTATACAAACTTAATAGAAATTAGTTCACACCATATATGGAACTGTTCAATACAACTCGTAGGTCACGGATGGCGGAAACGTGGTGCATCCTTCCAATACATTTCCTTATCAAGTTCAACCCCCAATTAAACATGTACGTAAACCAAACTAGGAACATAGCACGCGGGAGTAAGTGGCTTGTACTTCAAAATAAGAATATCGCAGGATCACTTTCAGGATAAGCAATGGATGGGGCATGGAGATTCAGCCAGGGAGAAGAATGATAGAAAATGACACAAAATATAACCCAAAAAATACGTAAAGCAGGAGTACAGAGAATGAATACCATTTCTTAGATACTCTGGAGGCGTGTAAGCCAGATTTGTGCTGTAACTCTTTCCGTCACTGCTATTTTTCATTAGCCCAAAACAGGAGAGGCGTGGATCACCATTCTACAAGCAGAAATAGAATGACCCTAATGCATCACTAGAGTGCTAAAAGACAGcatacagattttttttttttttaaatgattgCTGGCAGCAATATGTTGAAGACCTCATAATATAGATAAAATTGAATACCTCATCAAAGAGAACCCTATAACCATTCAAGTCATGGTACAAAGCTCGGCCTTTAGTACTGCAATAATCTAATGATTCAGCAATATGCAGAGCAACTCTTAAACGCATAGCCCATTCAATTGTTTGATGTTCCCCTATCAAGAGTGAAGAAAACAGGATCTAGCGTCAAATAAACCAGAAGAAATAATCATTTCTCACAGTCATACATATATGGAAACAAAATTACATaaacaaaagcaacaacattattTCAACAATCTAAAACAACCGAATGGTTCGGAATATGATGTTAGTCTCTAATGAGCATTAATGGAAACCCATTAAACCTATATAGTTAACACAAGCACTATAGTTCTTGAATGTAGTATAACCTAGTTAAAGGATACCCAAGAAGTATCACTATTTAGCTCTAACTAATGAATTCCACACCATGATTTCGTTTCGTTGTCACCAAACATAAACCTAACTCTATGAATAAATAAGTAATCACATAAACATCATGAAAACGGGGATTTAAGATTCCATACACATACAGTGGAATAGATGTTTAGCTAAGGTATCATTGTGCATGTATTCAGCAACAAGAAGTCTCTCATCACCATCACAGCAATACCCAATCAAATTGGCAAGCTTTGAATCCCTCAACTTTCCAACACCTCCAGCTTCCTCCTAAAAAACACCAATTCACCAACGTACAATCAaattcaaaaccctaggctaataTAAGAATTCAATAAAAGAAAGATAGACAAGAATTAATCACTTACAGCAAACTGCTTACGATCAGGCCATGCAGTTTTAGAGAATTTCTTAACAGCAATCCAACGACCATTCTGAAGACGACCTTTGAAGACAACATTAGGTGCTTTATCACCACTTTCAGAAACAATGAATTCTGAACTGAAATTATTGGTTGCAGCTTTAAGGTCTGAAAGAGAGTATTCTGTAAAGGAAGGTGGTTCATCACCATCAACAATTGAAACCACATTAGGCAGAGAAGAAGAATTAGGAGAGCTGTTTGTGGAGATAGGATGATGATTGAATGGTGGCTGTTTATGGTTTCCCTGTtgcggttgttgttgttgttgttggttttgAGGTATCTTATCTTTCTTAGCTCCTAATTCTGTAAACAATGAAGATTCACAACAACCCATGATGATGAtagggttcttcttcttctgggtAAAATTAATCGAAAGAAACCATTGATGGCGTTCGGGAATTCTAttcgagagagaaagagagaaaaagagaataaaaaaagatctcttttctctttctctctctgtaTTTTGGCTCTGTGTATTTTTCTGTCTGTCTATTCTATCTAATAAAATTGAAAAATCTATCTGTATAAAAGTCTGTGTGTTTTTCTATCCTGTTCTGTTTTTCTGTctgaaagggaagaagaaaagagataaaCAAGGAAAGAGGATCTAATGATGGATTGCCAATGCCAATGCGGTTCCTTTCATTTCATttccccttttttcttttctttttctttctttctcgattccaatttttctcctttttgtCTGTGACACTCCATAACGTGGGTCCTTAAGTATAATTTATAGAATTAATTCAATATTAAGTGATTTTTGATCTTATAATCATAAAGGAGACATAATTATAACGAAATTGCATTTATGTAATCTTTGATGGTTGACTATTCTTGCTTGCTAAAcccttttgtttattttattttatggatgGATTGAGAGGTGGAGTTTGCCCATCAAGTTAGGTGGATGGGAATCGTGATTAGAGATCAAACcatgaaggttattattggggagTCACTCTCTAATAGAGGGATTTTACTTgaattcttaatgtccaaaaaagtggttatggaaTATCCTAATACATATAagaaatgtctagattaccctttaactagaagtgattttacgtctagatttcttttaattctaaccgtataattttatttgcatgtaattttacgtccaggtttggattagttccaaccgtagaagctcattttacgtccaggcttcttttaattccaaccgtagaatccgattttacgtccagttttctttaagttccaacggtagaagtgattttacgtccaggtttggagattttacgtccaggtttggattaattccaaccgtagaattttatttgcatgtagttttacgtccaggtttgaattagttccaaccgtagaagctcattttacgttcaggttccttttaattccaaccgtagaatctgattttacgtttaggtttggattatttccaaccatacaagtgattttacgtccaggtttggattatttccaaccgtagaagtttattttacggtcAGTTTTTCTTCACACAAAAACTTTGTCctagaattcaccaagtatacaacaaaattcgttaatttaatttttatctaattaaattaaattaaaattaactaaataagagttgtttagtcattacaaaattatttgagataaggggtttttgatattacttatggatgACCCGTTTttatcctattaggtgacgcccctgtaatagaatgtgacgccccaataatagccttcttattTATTTATCATGTTGTTCATAGTTTAAGACAATGAGCATTACGTTGCTACATACGAAATTATTTTGAATCTTGTTTGGTTTTAGTTGGAAATGATGGTGACATTGTCAAATAGGTGGATCGTATTACTAGCACACTAGTTCATGGTCTGTCTAGGACCCGAAGCGTTACATTCTGTTATTACCTAAACACAATTTTCAATGATTCTTCGTCTCTTTTCTCTCTTTGTATTTTCTGTTCATTCTCGGCCTTTTAATGGTGGTCCTCAATAGGCTGAGTTGAATGGTGCTTCCTCCGAGAATTCAGATCTTTTTGTGGAGATTGATAATGAATGGTTTGGCTATTGGTCGTAAAATGATGAAGCTTAAAAGGTATCAATGCAGATTGCAGATTTTGTCATGAAGTCGTTGAATCTGAAAACCAATCTATTTCTTCACTGCCAAGTCACGCAAGTCATACTCTTTACCTCTCCAATGAGTCTCGGAACTGGTGAGTCTCCAACTACGTCTATATTTCACTAAAAACGGAGGATGTTTATTCTGGGCTATATGGAAATTGAGGAACAATATCCTTTTTAATGGTGGTACCATAAACACTCAGTCTGTTATAAGAGAAGCTCTTtactggtgttagagcattgctcggttgaacccgccaaacgttggtatgtcaaggttggttgtcatattttagtatcaaaactcaaggCTCGTTTGATTAGAACTACTAgggtcaacttcgttaggttagactatgaagtctagaaatgttgggtcatacaagtattattctgaagacctgaagattctaaagacgtatcgacatcagaGAAGACaccatccttctacttgaggttagtaatacttaacttgacttgtttccatttctatatcgttactttcaagtcgttttgattgaaaacataacatgcgaagttatatttaTGGAACTCTAGTGTaagagacttgatcattttattatgatcaaagtgtcaaggaagattaTACAAATAGTTATGAATGCTTTGTATTGGCATATTATATTACggagtataatgcttatcttttgaacttcgtaattgcggcatcgacataatctttttaacttgttactagattgtgtagtgaacttAGGGTtaatttcatgcctagaaaacaatgtttaactacatgaaattaaggaagtagacttactaACTTGTTTCGTACTTGAAACAAATCAATATGATTGATAGTCCGGTTTACATTGAAGATCTAAGGTTGGActgatcctaacctatataggtaatcaaggtataaccgatccttacTTATGTTCATGatggaaccgatccctacctatattcggagccaaggtagaaccgatccctacctacattgggagtcatggtagaaccgatcccaataTGCAAAACTGATCTCTTTAGTCACATGCACttcagggtttgtgtgattttggaaattgggtttgctaaataggaaagttcaagatgtcgatatAATGAGTAATTTAAACATGTGCAcaaatcttatcttttattattcaaagaaattccttgatactcaaggtgggatgccaaaccgaaatatttgagaatctttttgagattttcgaatgtatatttttttgtttcacagcaagcaaaacatatctttagaagatatattagttaagtatcTTGTATGCTATCTAATGTTGAGTTGTATCAATGAGGGATTTCGAttgtacagttggatattgggTGGAATTAGTCAAAACCGAATGAGGTGCTTTATTgtatatattgagaatattttcgattatggaaattccttggtaacCAAACTACcttagtctataaatattgaagttttttttcttacaaacttatcctgaggcaGGCACTTTGTTTTGTAGTCACTGATGTATCCGACTAATAGctttacttgtaatactatctttgagaggagagtatcctaattaggcgaaatctcttacgtccgcttgTTTAaagaaagacttctttgggatcaaagtGTCTACtagtattgttggtgggaaactcgaattgcatttttattttaggtttcgattatttatttgatttactaacggttgttaacccttgattgcacctggtttgattattcttgagagctttCTCTTCTTAAATAAggccactcaaactagatcaagagattagTGGTAATTCAGATCTGTCTTTAGATCTGACGTATgtagacttgtgatcatccattgttaaccgaCTCTGTTCTGTGCATGATCGATCATTAGTTGGAATTAAGtttgttgttgtgcaggtacTGAGGAAGattgaaaatttgaagacaagaaaatttcttattggtttcataaaaTTTGTGATTTGCTTTGTGCACAAACTTGACCGGCTGGGATCCGACAAGATCTGGTTTATTTTTGATAGAATTGTTATTGTTAGTCATATTAAATCGGCAAACTATCATTTGATGGTATTCTTTAAAATTTGAATATAATAGTTTGTATATCTGGATCTGATTAACTTGTTAATCTAATAGGGGGTAATCAAATGAGATTTCTATGGACtttcataaattttttatttgaatGACTCCCGGAGATTCTCTAAAAATTTAGAGATTTCTAGTGATTTTCTGAGAATAtattagagagtctttgtgacttaTAGAGACATGAAAATGAGAGTTGTAAAGAATCTCTGTGTTTTGTAGAgacaaaaaatttaaaatatctaatcaaaaattaaaaacttCTACCGattactttatattatacacgttATAATATTAATAAAAGTACTATTTGTTcattatcaaaataaatctcactgTTGTCAAATGCATAAGTTTTTATTCTCTTTATTCCATTCATCCCACATTTTATTGGCTATGATATCTCGCCACTGGTTTACTGCGCAAATGGCTTGTTCCTTGGTCATACCctcaaacaaaaagaaaaggatTGGTTTActctcaaaaacaaatattctcaaaatttccaagtctcccaaaatatcacctctgggggagagatttctaccatgcttattttcttaaaaaagtcTCTCCAAGTCTctgaaaacaataaatcaatgacTTTCATTTCTCCTTTCAATAACAGGGGTGTTGgagtgactcttatgaaatcTTAATCTAATAACATGGAGTTTTATAGAATACGAATGAATTAAAAAAAGTCtttaaccaataacaagagacattaggAGATTCTACAAAAATCTCCATGAACTAAAAGTAAATTTGGAAACTCTCTGGAAGTCATTTGAAATCTCATTTGACTACCTCCCTTACATCTTGGTAGACTTTACATAACAGAGGACTTTATTAGATTGAACGTGAataagcgggggtttaacaaccgcacccaatatttcgttcggcaatctgtatggactaaatccaatataattccaagataatcaactagacagtcagactcaatgaaggaaaaacatccaagagttatatctcaatttatcaatacaatctgcaatcgaacagatagaaatttgtgagcccgattgatatgaggaataacttgaacggtaacaaaaaccaatgttcaagtgtcaatcaatttcaatcaacaaccaaaggtcggatttaccaattgattgaactacgcaaaacct
This is a stretch of genomic DNA from Papaver somniferum cultivar HN1 chromosome 1, ASM357369v1, whole genome shotgun sequence. It encodes these proteins:
- the LOC113298159 gene encoding serine/threonine-protein kinase BSK1-like, with the translated sequence MGCCESSLFTELGAKKDKIPQNQQQQQQPQQGNHKQPPFNHHPISTNSSPNSSSLPNVVSIVDGDEPPSFTEYSLSDLKAATNNFSSEFIVSESGDKAPNVVFKGRLQNGRWIAVKKFSKTAWPDRKQFAEEAGGVGKLRDSKLANLIGYCCDGDERLLVAEYMHNDTLAKHLFHWEHQTIEWAMRLRVALHIAESLDYCSTKGRALYHDLNGYRVLFDENGDPRLSCFGLMKNSSDGKSYSTNLAYTPPEYLRNGRVTSESVIFSVGTILLDLLSGKHIPPSHALDMIRGKNILILMDSHLDGKFSTEEATVVIELASQCLQNEPGERPDLKKLIDTLSPLQSKADVPSHVMLGIPKHEETPSTPQRPLSPMGEACQRRDLTAIHKILVTTHYRDDEGTNELSFQEWTQQMRDMLEARKRGDFAFRDTDFKAAISCYSQFIDVGTMVSPTVYARRSLCYLLNDQPDAALRDAMQAQCVYPDWPTAFYMQSVALSKLEMHKDAADMLNEAAGLEEKRQRHCR